Within Myxococcales bacterium, the genomic segment GAACCTCCGCTTCGATCCGGGCGAGGAGGCCAACGACGACGCGTTCGCGCGCCAGCTCGCCAGCTACGCCGACGTCTACGTCAACGACGCGTTCGGCACCGCGCACCGGGCCCACGCGTCGACCTCGGGCATGGTGCCGCACGTGCCGCTGCGCGGCGCCGGCTACGTCATGGCCAAGGAGATCGACGTGCTGTCCCGGCTGCTGGGCGAGGTCGATCGGCCGTACCTGGCGATCCTCGGCGGCGCCAAGGTGTCCGACAAGATCGAGGTCCTCGACGCGCTGCTGGCGCGGGTCGACGTGATCGCGATCGGCGGCGCCATGGCCAACACCTTCCTGACCGCCCAGGGCAAGCAGCTGGGCAAGAGCAAGGTCGAGGCCGACAAGCTGCACCTGGCGCGCAACTTCCTGCGCAAGGCCAGCGAGGCCGGCAAGACCGTGCTGTTGCCGACCGACGTCGTGGTCGCGACCGGCCTCGACGCCGACACCTCCCGCGCGGTGTCGATCGACGCGGTGCCGGCCGACCTGATGGCGCTCGACATCGGCCCGGCGACGCTCGCGGCCTACCGCGCGGCGGCGATCAAGGCCCGCACGGTGTTCTGGAACGGGCCGATGGGCGTGTTCGAGATGCCCCCGTTCGCGGCCGGCACGGTCGGCGTCGCGCTGGCGCTGGCCGGCAACAAGATGGCGTTGACGGTGGTCGGCGGCGGCGACAGCGCCGCGGCGGTGGCCCAGGCCGGCGTCGCCGACCAGGTCACCCACGTGTCGACCGGCGGCGGCGCGTCCCTGGAGTTCATCCAGGGGCTCGAGCTGCCCGGCATCGTCGCGCTGGCGCAGGCGTAGGCCCGTCGGCGCCAGCGGGCGGCGTGACCAGGGGCGAGCCGTCCGGCATCGCGGCGCCGCAGGTGGCTCCGGTCGTCGGCGCGGGCAGGCGGGCTGGGCGGTGACCGTCCGATCCGGGGCCGCGGCGCGGACACGGGCGCTGCCGATCGCTATGATCGGTCCGTGGCCTCCCCACGCCTGGTGATCTTCGACCCCGCCGGGCGCCTGGGCGAGATCGTGACGCTGGCGACGCGGATCGGCACCGCGCCGGTGGTGGTGGCAGACGCGGCGAACCTGAGCGGCTTCGCGTCCACGGCGGTGCTGGTGCCGTCGAGCGCCGCCGCCGCCGCCACCAGCGCGAGCGTGACCGGTCCGCGCTGGGTGCTGGGCGAGGGCGACTCGGCGGGCAAGGTCGCGAGCGCGGCCGCGGCGTGCGCGGCGATCGGCGTGGTGATGGCGCCGCTGTCGCCGGAGGCCCTGACGCTGGTGTGTGCGCCGCCGCCGGTGGCGCTGCCAGAGGTCGAGCTGGCGCGGGCGCGCAGCCTGATCGCCGCGTCGGTCCTCGACGGCAAGGGCGAGCCCACCGCCGACGGCCTCGCCATCATCGCGCGCGCGTTCGCGGCCGACGACTGCATCTTCTGGTGGCGCGAGGGCGACGGCCTGGTGCCGTGGAGCACCCGCGCGAACGCCGACGCCGACCAGCCGGTGCTCGGCGTCGCCGCCCGGGTCGCGGCCGCCACCGGGGTCACCGTGGTGACGTCCGGAACCCGGACGATGTCGCTGATCGCGGCGCCGCTGGCGACCGGGCCGCAGGAGGTCGGCGGGCTGATCGCGGTCGTCGCCGATCGCGCGCGCCGGTTCGGCCCGGCCGAGCTCTCCGACCTGCGGGCGCTGGCGTCGCGGCTGCCGCGCGAGCTGACGTTCCGCGCCGGCCACCGGCGCCTGGTCGGCGAGCACGAGCGCCTGCTGGCCACCGCCGGTCAGGATCCGCTGACCGGGGCGCTGACCCGGGCCGCCCTCGAGCAGGAGGTCGCGTCGGCGCTGGCGGCGGCCGGGCGCTCGGGCGAGCCGCTGGCGCTGGCGCTGTTCGACGTCGTCGGCATGCGGCGCCTGAACCTCGACCACGGCCACCGGGTCGGCGACGAGGTCCTGATCGCGCTGGCCGCGCGGCTCAAGGCCGCGACCCGGGCCACCGATCGCGTCGCGCGCTTCGGCGGCGATGACCTCGCGGTGCTCCTGCCCGGCGTCGACGTCGCCCGGGCCGAGATCATGGCGGTCAAGCTGGCCGCGCGCATCGGCACGCCGCTGACCACGAGCGACGGCGAGATCACGATCACGCTGCGCGGCGCGGTCACCGCGCTCGGCGCCGGCGAGCGCTCGGGCGAGGCCGGCTTCGGCCGCCTGCGCGCGGCGGTGCGGACCGCGGCCGCCGGCGCCGTGGTGCTGGCCCGGGCGGTCGGGCGCGCGGACACCGAGGCCGGCCACGATCTCGACGTCGGCGCCGGCGTCTCGGCCGGGACCACGCTCGGCGGCACCTACCGCATCCTGCACGAGCTGTCGCGCGGCGCGATGGGCGTGGTCTACCGCGGCGAAGATCTGGGGCTGGGGCGGCAGGTCGCGATCAAGGTGCTGCGCTCCGACCTGGCCAGCGACGCCCAGCTGGTCACGCGGTTCCGGGCCGAGGCCGCGATGCTGGCCTCGCTCCACCACGCCAACCTGGTGCAGGTCTACTCGCTCGGCGATCACGAGGGCGACGTGTACTTCGTGATGGAGCTGGTCGAGGGCCAGTCGCTAGCCGAGGTCCTCGACGCCCGCCACGCCAGCGGCCAGTGGCTGCCGCTCGAGGCCATCGCCCAGGTCGTGCTCGAGGTCGGCGACGCGCTCGACGCGATGCACGCGATCGGCCTGATCCACCGCGACGTCAAGCCGGCCAACGTCCTGCTCGATCGCGAGCGCGACCGGGCGGTGCTGGTCGACGTCGGCGTGGCCAAGCGGCGCGGCGACGACGTCGACGGCGCCGGCACGCCCGGCTACGCCGCGCCGGAGTCGTTCCTCGAGGGCGGCCGCGAGTCGCCCGAGACCGACGTCTACGGCCTGGCCGCGACGGTGTACTGCGCGCTGACCGGGCGGCCGCCGTTCGGCGCCGGCCAGCTGATGCAGGTGATCGGCCGCCAGCTCCACGAGCCGCTGCCGCCGGCGCGGGGCCTGCGCCCAGAGCTGCCGTCGGCGGTCGATCAGATCCTGGCCAAGGCGCTCGACCCCGCGGCCGAGCGCCGGTACGCGTCGGCCTCGACCTTCGCGATCGCGCTGGCGCGGGCGCTCGAGCGCGCCCCGCGCGTGCCGACGGTGCCGCCCGACGCGAGCACCACGGTCAAGCCCGAGCAGGTGCTGCGCCAGACCGAGCGCCTGACCAACAGCGGCCGGCCGGCCAGCCTGCAGTCGATGCAGTTCGGGATGGTGCGGGCGGCGCACTTCCGGGTCGCGGCCCGCGTGATCGCGCACCTGGCCGGCGAGGGCGCGGTGCGCGCGCTCGCCGACAGCGATCCGCTCCTGGCCGAGGCGCTCGGGCCGACCACCTCGGTGGTGGGCTGGCTGCCGCTCGAGCTGCTGGTGCAGCTGGTCGAGCGCGCCGAGCCCCTCACGCGCAAGGCGCGCGTCCCCGACGGCGGCGAGCACCTGATGCGGGCGATCGGCCGGAGCACGGTCTCGGCGACGTTCGCCCGGTTCTTCGGCGCCGATCCGGCGACCCTGGGCGTGTCGGCGATGCTCGCGGTGCTGCCGTCGATGTGGAACCGCTACCACGGCTGGTGTCGCTGCCAGGTCGGGCACCGATCCGCGGCCGGGGCCGAGCTGCTCATCGACGGCACCGCGACGTCGCCGCTGGCGTGGCACCTGGTCACGGCCCAGATCGGCAAGGCGTGCGAGCTGGCGGGCGCCACGCGCGTCGAGGTCGAGCGGCGGTCGAGCGACGGCGACCGCCAGCAGCGCCTGGCGATCTCGTGGTCGAGCGACCACGCCGGCACCGCCCACGAGTGACGGCGCCGGCGGGCCGGCGTACAGTCGCGCGGATGCGTACCCCGTTCGTCGTCGGCAACTGGAAGCTGCACAAGCACACCGCGGACGCCCTGGCGCTGGTGACCGAGCTGAAGAACCAGCTCGCCGCCGTCAAGGGCGTGGCGGTCGGCGTCGCGCCGCCGTTCACCGCGCTGTACCCGGTGGCCAAGCGCCTCGAGGACTCCGCCATCGCGGTCGCGGCCCAGGACTGCTACTGGGAGGAGAAGGGCGCGTTCACCGGTGAGGTGGCGCCCGGCATGCTCAAGGACGTCGGCTGCACGTGGGCCATCGTCGGCCACAGCGAGCGTCGGCAGTTCTTCGGCGAGACCGACGACACGGTCGGCAAGAAGACCCGGGCGGCGCTGGCCGCCGGCCTCGGCGCGATCGTGTGCGTCGGCGAGTCCCTGGCCCAGCGCGACGCCGGCACCACGACCGCGGTGGTCGAGACCCAGCTCGGCGCGCTGCGCGGGCTCGGCGCCGACGTGGCCGAGCGCCTGGTCATCGCCTACGAGCCGGTGTGGGCCATCGGCACCGGCCGCACCGCGTCGCCGGCCCAGGCCCAGGAGGTCCACGCGTTCATCCGCGGCTGGCTCGGCAAGGAGCTCGGCCCGGCGCTGGCCGCGGCCGTGCGGATCCAGTACGGCGGCTCGGTCAAGCCCGACAACGCGGTCGAGCTGATGCGCCAGCCCGACATCGACGGGGCGCTGGTGGGCGGCGCGTCGCTGGCGGCCGCGGACTTCGTCGCGATCTGCAAGGCCGCGCGCCCGGCATGAGCCTCAGGCCGTCGCGGCGGCCTCGAGCGTGCGGATGAGGTCGGCGCGCCAGCGGGCGGCCTCGGCGGCGTCGGGCATGCGCGCGAACCCGACCTCGACCCGCTGGAACTCGACGTGGTCGCTCCACGGCCGGAAGTCGAGGACGCCGGGGCCGGGCGCGATGGTCGACGCCGTGGTCGCGGACCACACGTGCGGGCCGTTGTAGTAGTAGGCCGGGAGGCTCGGCGTCAGCGGGGTCAGCGCGGCGGCGTGATCGGCGGCGAAGCGCTCGCACCAGCCGCGCAGGGCCGCGGCGACCGTGCGGCCGCGGGTGCGCGCGGTGCGGTGCCACCGGGCCAGGTGCGGCGGCGCGTCGGCGGCGAAGCTCGTGGTCGTGGCGGCGGCGCGACGAGCGGCGTTGCCCGGCGCCAGATCGTCGCCGTGGGCGGTCGCGAGCTGGTAGGCCCAGGTCGGGCCGCGGCCGGCGACGTCGTCGTCGGTCAGGCCGGCCGGCGGCAGCACGTAGACGTCGTCGTTGGGCAGCCTGCCCGTCAGCGCGACCGCGAAGGTCGGGGCGTCGCGCAGCAGACCGCGCGCGCGGGCCAGCTCGACGAACCCGCCGATCGGCCCGGTCGCCGGCGTCGCGCCGGTGGTCAGCGCGACCACCGGGGCCGGCTGGTAGTAGAGCGTGTGATCGAACCCGGCGGTCGGCGCGAGCGCGTCGCCGTGGACGTGCACCGTCGGGAAGTACAGCGCGGTCGGATCGCGGCGCGGGAAGGTGAGCGCCAACGGGTGGAGGTGCTGGCGCGCCCGCCCCGGCTTGAGCTGGACCACCGCGAACGACCAGCCGTCGCGCGCGCGCGTGACCGCGGCCCGGGCGGCCGCCGACAGCCGGAACCGCGGGTCGAGGCGATCGAGGTCCGCGACCGTCGGGGCGAACGACGCGACGAACGCGCCGACGTCGTGCACCGCCAGCCGCGGCGCGCTCAGGCCGAACAGCGCGCTGGGGCGGCCGACCGCCTGCGGCGCCGGGCTGAGCACCGGGAACGCCCGATCGAGATCATCGAACAAGGCCGGGTAGGCCGCGAGCGACACGAACTCGACCGCGCCCTCGGCCACGCCCGGGGGCGTCGGCAGCGGCAGCACCATCGCGGTCGGCTGGTCGAGCTCGACGTCCATCGCGTAGATCAGCGCCTGGCGGCCGTCGTCGCGGTGGCCCGCGAAGATCCGCGTCGCGCCGACGTGGCGCACCGCGCGCGAGAAGATGCACATGCGGCGATGGTCGGTGGTGGCGGCGGCAAGGCGGGGGGTGTGTTGGTGGCGGCGGCGGGGACCTCGGCGGCAAGAGCTGTGCGGTCGGGCAGGCGGCCTGGCGCGGCTGGCCCCGGGCGCGAGGACTGGTCGCGTGGGTCGCCCAGGGGGGGGGCGGGGGTCGGGGGGGCGGGACAGGCCCTCGGACTCAGCGGGCGGGGCGCTGGCGATCGATCGCGATCGAGGCGCCGACGACGATCACCAGCAGGCCGCCGACCGAGGCCAGGAGCGCGTCCATCGACGGGGGCGGATCGCCGAGGGTGGCGGCGACGAAGCCCAGGGTGAGCAGCGCGGCCAGGGCCGGCCAGCCGTAGCGCCCGATCGGTCCAGTGGCGCGGGTGGCGCGGGTGTAGAGCGCGGCGCCGACGGCGAACATGCCCAGCTCGACCGCCAGCGTCGCGGGCACCGAGCCCCACAGGCCGAGGCCGTGGCGCGCGCCGCCGGGCGCGAGCTGCATGTCGGGGCCGTGGGCGATCCAGTCGAGCAGCCAGTGCCCGACGACCAGCGCGGCGCCGACCACCGCGCCGCGGCGATCGCGGGTGAGCGCGAGGTAGCCGAGCGCGAACAGCAGCGCCCAGCCGAGCGCGAACACCAGGCTGTGCGAGTACGGCATGTACTCGAGGACCAGCGGCGACGCCGCGAGGTGGCCCCGCTCGAGGTGGGCGTGCTCGACGCCGGTCGCGACGAACACCGGCCAGGCCAGGTCGAGCACCTGCGGCGCCACCAGCAACGCCGGCAGCGACATGCGCGGCGCCAGCGGCCGCGCCGCCAGCCCGGTCGCGAAGTGTCCCAGGAACATCCGGCGACGGTACACGACCGTGGCGGCGTCCGCGTAGGATGCCGACCCATGGCGACCCAACCCTCCACCGACTGGCGCGAGCAGATCGGCGCCGACGAGGCGGCGCGTCACGCCGAGCAGGCCCGCGGGCTGACCTCGCTCCAGGCCGCGCGCACGGCCAAGCACGGCGTCGGCCGCGCGCTCCACCGCAAGGGCGTGCTCGGCCTCACCGCCACGCTGGCCGTCAAGGACGGCGTGCCGGCGCACGCGCGCCACGGGCTGTTCGCCGCGCCGGCCGCCTACGACGCGTGGGTGCGCCTGTCCAACGGCGGCCCCGACGTGAAGGCCGATCGCCATCCCGACGTCCGCGGCTTCGCGGTGCGGGTCAACGGCGTCGTCGGCGACGCGGCCCTCGGCGGCGCGGCGACCCACCAGGACCTCGCGCTGATCAACGCGTCGAACTTCGGCTTCGCCGACAGCAAGCTCTTCCTCAGCCTGGTCCAGGCGGCGGCGAAGGGCCCGCTGGCATTGATCGGCTGGGCCTACCGCAGCTACGGCCTGCGGCGCATGTTCGGTGAGCTCAAGCGCCTCAAGGCGTCGGTCGAGCGACCGTTCTCGGGCTACGCGTCGACGGTGTTCCACAGCGCGGCGCCGATCGCGTGCGGGCCGTACGCGGCGCGGGTGCGGCTGACGCCCGACCGGCCGGTGCCCCACGCCGACGCCCGGGGCGAGTTCGGCGCGGCGATGGCGAAGACGGTCGCCGGCGGTGCGCTCGCCTTCACGCTGGCGCTGCAGTTCTTCGTCGACGAGGCCACGACGCCGATCGAGGACGCGTCGCGCGACTGGCCCGAGGACGTGGCGCCGTTCGTCGACGTCGCGACCCTGACGATCGCGCAGCAGGACCCGGCGTCGGCCGACGGCCAGGCGCTGGCCGCGCGGCTGGAGCGGACGGTGTTCGACCCGTGGCAGGCGCTGGCGGCGCACCGCCCGCTGGGCGAGGTGATGCGGGCGCGCAAGGGCGTGTACCTGGCGTCGCAGCAGGCGCGCGACGCGCAGCCGGGGTGAACCCGGCGCTACGGTCAGCGGCGCGGCAGCGTCGACGGGCGTCGTCGGAGCGAACGAGGTCGGGGCCGGCCGGGCCCGCGTGGCCGTGGTATGAATGGACCATGGACGATCGTCCGTCCCCGGAGCAGCTCGCGCGCTACCGCGCGATGACGCCGGCGGAGCGGTTGCGGCAGTCCGAGCGCCTGTACTGGATGGCGCGCCGGCTGCGCGCCGCCCATGAGCGTGCCCTGCACCCTGGATGGACCGAGGCGCAGGTGCAGGCGCACGTGCGGCAGATCTTCCTCCGTGCTGGAACCTAGCCTGATCGCGCCGTTCGTCGCTCGGCTGAACGGCCTGGGCGTCGTGTACATGGTCACCGGGAGCACCGCCGGCACGATCTACGGCGAGCCACGCCTGACGCACGACGTGGACCTGGTCGTCATCCTTCCGCCGCGCGACGTCGCGGCGTTCGCGGCCGCCTTCCCCGACGACGAGTTCTACTGCCCTCCGGAAGATGTCCTGGCCATCGAGGCGCGACGTGGGACCCGCGGCCACTGCAACATCATCCACCACGACACCGGCTTCAAGGCCGACATCTACTTCGCGAGCGATGACCTGCATCGCTGGGCGCTGGCGCACCGGCGGACGCTCGACCTCGATGGTCTCGTGGTACCGCTGGCGCCGATCGAGTACGTGCTGGTCCGCAAGGCGGAGTACTTCCGCGAAGGGAGATCGGCGAAGCACGTCCGCGACATCCGGAGCATGCTCGAGCTGTCGGCTGACGTGGTCGATCGTGCGGTCCTCGATCAGTGGCTCGACCGTCTCGGGCTACAGGCGACATGGGCCGAGATCGTCGCGCCCGCGGCGTGAGGCGCGACGCGCAGCCGGGCTGAGCCCGGGCTACGGGAACGGGATGTAGCCGTCGTCGTCGGGGATGATCGGGAACCGGCGCGCGATCCAGTCGAGCCGGGCCTGCTCGAGCCGCGCCTTCGAGCTCGCGACGAAGTTCCACAGCAGGTAGCGGGGGCCGTCGAGCGGCGCGCCGCCGAACACCGCGACCCGGGTCGGCGCGGTCGCCGTGAGCGTCGCCAGCTCGTCGGGGCGCAGCACCGCCAGCTCGCCGCGGCCCAGCGGCGTCGGCTCGCCGGCGATCGTCACCGCGCCGTCGACCACGTAGAGCGCGCGCTCGGGCTGGAACCCCGGCACCGCCAGCGTCGCGCCGTCGGCGAGCTCGGCGATCACGTAGGTCAACGGCGACCACACCTGCACCGGCGACGCCACGCCGTCCCACGCGCCCAGCAGCACCCGCAGCCGCACGCCCGGCGCGTCGAGAACCGGCAGGGTCGCGCCCGGCGCGTGCTGGAACGACGGCGGGGCGTCCTCGTGGGCCGTCGGCAGCGCGACCCAGATCTGCAGGCCGTGCGAGGTCGAGGTCACGCCGACCTGCTCGGGCGGCGTGCGCTCGCTGTGGACGATGCCGCGGCCGGCGGTCATCCAGTTGACGTCGCCGGGCACGATCCGCTGCGCGGTGCCGAGGCTGTCGCGGTGCAGGATCGCGCCGTCGAACAGGTAGGTCGCCGTCGCCAGGCCGATGTGCGGGTGCGGCGCGACCCCGCCGTCGGCGCGGCCGACCTCGGCGTGGGGGCCGAAGTGATCGAGGAAGCAGAACGGTCCGACGAACCGCCGCTCGCGCCGCGGCAGCGCGCGCATCACCGGCAGCGCGGCCGCCATCGCCGGCCTGGCCGCCAGGCGCAGCTCGACGACGCTCACAGGGGCGCTCCGGGGCCCGAGGTGGGCGATGCGATGGCGTGCATGCGCCTAGCCTGGCACAGGCCGCGGGCCTCGGTCAGCGCGCCGGGCGGCAGCTGCGGACGCACGGTGGCTTCGATCTCGCGCCACTGGAGCGGCGCGAGCCCGGCCTCGGCGATGCAGCGCACCGCCCCGGCGAAGGGCGCGGCTGGCGCACCCAGCGCGACCAGGTCGCGCCACGCGTTGGCCCGTGAGCGCGCGTTGGCCTGCCGCGACAGGATCTCGTCGAGCAGCAGGTTCGCCTTCGCGCCGTAGCGCTGCCGGTCGACGCGCAGGGTGTCGCGATGGAGGCCGCAGGTGGCGATGGTCGCGGTGCCGCGCCTGGTCTTGCCGGTCACGTCGCCGGTGAGCGGCGAGACCTCGAGGTGCCGCCACGGCGCGTCGTCGTCGTAGCAGTTGAGCAGGAGCGGCTGATGCGTGCGGTCGCGCCGGGTCGGCTTCCATCGCTTCGGGGGCGTCGGCGTCAGCGGGAACACGGTGCCCTTGTACTTCTGGTTGCAGACCGCGCAGGCGAACAGGTAGTTGGTCCAGTCGTACGCGCGCCACCAGTAGCCGGTCACGCTGCGCGGCACAGGCGTGCGTGATCTCGGTCGCAGGTTGGCGACGAAGGGCTGCCGCTCGGCGCCCCAGGTCGACGGATCGTCATCGATGTCCCCGACCTCGCCCTTGGGCGCGTAGTGCTCGACGTCGGCGTCCTGGGTGCCGGCGACGTAGGTCTCGCAGTACCCACACTTGCCGTGCTGCGCCTGGCTGAAGGCCGTCTTGTGGACCTTCCAGACCGCGTCGGCGAACGGGCCCTTGGCGCGCAGGCGCGGCGCGCCCTTGGCGAAGCCGGGTGGCTTCGCTGGTCGCGTGAAGCGGATCATCACCGCTTGGTGCGCGCGGCGGACTTCTTGGTCGCCGCCGGCTTACGGGTGGAGCGCGCCTTCGCTGGCGCCTTGGTCGAAGGCTTCGCGGGGCGGAACGTCGGCGCTAGCTCGCGCGCGCCGGGCGCCGGCTCGTCGAGCGCGGCGAGCCGGGCGCGGACCTCGCGGACCACCCGCTCGCGGTCCTCGGCGGTGATGTCCTGGCGCTGGCGCATCTTCTCGTCGTGCAGC encodes:
- a CDS encoding phosphoglycerate kinase translates to MALPHGIVHVEQLPVEGRRVFVRVDLNVPLTKDKKVSDDARIVAVLPTIRHLVGRGARIVLGSHLGRPDGKVKPEYSLEPVAARLAELLTLDVVLADEPVGDGARKVVSDLRDGQIALLENLRFDPGEEANDDAFARQLASYADVYVNDAFGTAHRAHASTSGMVPHVPLRGAGYVMAKEIDVLSRLLGEVDRPYLAILGGAKVSDKIEVLDALLARVDVIAIGGAMANTFLTAQGKQLGKSKVEADKLHLARNFLRKASEAGKTVLLPTDVVVATGLDADTSRAVSIDAVPADLMALDIGPATLAAYRAAAIKARTVFWNGPMGVFEMPPFAAGTVGVALALAGNKMALTVVGGGDSAAAVAQAGVADQVTHVSTGGGASLEFIQGLELPGIVALAQA
- a CDS encoding protein kinase; its protein translation is MASPRLVIFDPAGRLGEIVTLATRIGTAPVVVADAANLSGFASTAVLVPSSAAAAATSASVTGPRWVLGEGDSAGKVASAAAACAAIGVVMAPLSPEALTLVCAPPPVALPEVELARARSLIAASVLDGKGEPTADGLAIIARAFAADDCIFWWREGDGLVPWSTRANADADQPVLGVAARVAAATGVTVVTSGTRTMSLIAAPLATGPQEVGGLIAVVADRARRFGPAELSDLRALASRLPRELTFRAGHRRLVGEHERLLATAGQDPLTGALTRAALEQEVASALAAAGRSGEPLALALFDVVGMRRLNLDHGHRVGDEVLIALAARLKAATRATDRVARFGGDDLAVLLPGVDVARAEIMAVKLAARIGTPLTTSDGEITITLRGAVTALGAGERSGEAGFGRLRAAVRTAAAGAVVLARAVGRADTEAGHDLDVGAGVSAGTTLGGTYRILHELSRGAMGVVYRGEDLGLGRQVAIKVLRSDLASDAQLVTRFRAEAAMLASLHHANLVQVYSLGDHEGDVYFVMELVEGQSLAEVLDARHASGQWLPLEAIAQVVLEVGDALDAMHAIGLIHRDVKPANVLLDRERDRAVLVDVGVAKRRGDDVDGAGTPGYAAPESFLEGGRESPETDVYGLAATVYCALTGRPPFGAGQLMQVIGRQLHEPLPPARGLRPELPSAVDQILAKALDPAAERRYASASTFAIALARALERAPRVPTVPPDASTTVKPEQVLRQTERLTNSGRPASLQSMQFGMVRAAHFRVAARVIAHLAGEGAVRALADSDPLLAEALGPTTSVVGWLPLELLVQLVERAEPLTRKARVPDGGEHLMRAIGRSTVSATFARFFGADPATLGVSAMLAVLPSMWNRYHGWCRCQVGHRSAAGAELLIDGTATSPLAWHLVTAQIGKACELAGATRVEVERRSSDGDRQQRLAISWSSDHAGTAHE
- a CDS encoding triose-phosphate isomerase; its protein translation is MRTPFVVGNWKLHKHTADALALVTELKNQLAAVKGVAVGVAPPFTALYPVAKRLEDSAIAVAAQDCYWEEKGAFTGEVAPGMLKDVGCTWAIVGHSERRQFFGETDDTVGKKTRAALAAGLGAIVCVGESLAQRDAGTTTAVVETQLGALRGLGADVAERLVIAYEPVWAIGTGRTASPAQAQEVHAFIRGWLGKELGPALAAAVRIQYGGSVKPDNAVELMRQPDIDGALVGGASLAAADFVAICKAARPA
- a CDS encoding catalase encodes the protein MATQPSTDWREQIGADEAARHAEQARGLTSLQAARTAKHGVGRALHRKGVLGLTATLAVKDGVPAHARHGLFAAPAAYDAWVRLSNGGPDVKADRHPDVRGFAVRVNGVVGDAALGGAATHQDLALINASNFGFADSKLFLSLVQAAAKGPLALIGWAYRSYGLRRMFGELKRLKASVERPFSGYASTVFHSAAPIACGPYAARVRLTPDRPVPHADARGEFGAAMAKTVAGGALAFTLALQFFVDEATTPIEDASRDWPEDVAPFVDVATLTIAQQDPASADGQALAARLERTVFDPWQALAAHRPLGEVMRARKGVYLASQQARDAQPG
- a CDS encoding pirin family protein, which codes for MAAALPVMRALPRRERRFVGPFCFLDHFGPHAEVGRADGGVAPHPHIGLATATYLFDGAILHRDSLGTAQRIVPGDVNWMTAGRGIVHSERTPPEQVGVTSTSHGLQIWVALPTAHEDAPPSFQHAPGATLPVLDAPGVRLRVLLGAWDGVASPVQVWSPLTYVIAELADGATLAVPGFQPERALYVVDGAVTIAGEPTPLGRGELAVLRPDELATLTATAPTRVAVFGGAPLDGPRYLLWNFVASSKARLEQARLDWIARRFPIIPDDDGYIPFP